In Magnetospirillum sp. 15-1, one DNA window encodes the following:
- a CDS encoding ATP-binding protein: MPLDGTSDPHSPAAPRAGGYKAVITMALVAVAWIAVSLRIAGFYNDYREAQLRGQASALAVTSAGALTNALNQRLAQVRGLAAFVAVKAAEHQPGEIEREFPVFAASYYQQVPGIRNISVAPDFVVHQVYPPDAGNLKVLGNNLLEDKRPGFAEAVNRAIQTRGLAVHEPVEMIQGGLGLLARHAVFVGDRPWGAVGMIFTVSTMLESSSIGILEGYTWGLRTAAGTMVGGDGGIFTMRPVSVRIDLPDGHWEFALAPSGGWKAAVAKGAEVTALRFGLLIMGIGILCLTWIALQRRESLERLVESRTRQLTAANRELERFSFIVAHDLQEPLRSIISFSQLVERGLSAQLTPEQREWLSSLGTATRLMRALLHDVQIYLGENDAPLPKRQINAAEALTTARRKLSGRIHQTGAVIEAGTLPMVWADHHRLSEVFVALIGNAMEYRSPDRSPVIRISSRTERGFEFIDVADNGIGIEEAYFERIFEVFQRLHSRMAHPGTGMGLAIAKKMVEHLGGTIRVRSTVGQGSIFSIVLPSAPAWTSNARLERL; this comes from the coding sequence ATGCCCCTCGACGGCACCAGTGATCCGCACTCCCCCGCCGCGCCCAGGGCCGGAGGGTACAAGGCCGTCATCACCATGGCCCTCGTGGCCGTCGCGTGGATCGCCGTATCCCTGAGGATCGCCGGCTTCTACAACGACTATCGCGAGGCGCAGTTGCGCGGCCAGGCCTCGGCCCTGGCGGTCACCTCGGCGGGGGCGCTGACCAATGCGCTCAATCAGCGCCTTGCCCAGGTGCGGGGACTGGCCGCCTTCGTGGCGGTCAAGGCGGCCGAGCACCAGCCGGGTGAGATCGAGCGGGAATTCCCGGTCTTCGCCGCGTCCTACTACCAGCAGGTTCCCGGCATCCGGAACATCTCGGTCGCGCCCGATTTCGTGGTCCATCAGGTCTATCCCCCCGATGCCGGCAACCTGAAGGTGCTGGGCAACAACCTGCTGGAGGATAAGCGCCCCGGCTTCGCCGAGGCGGTCAACCGCGCCATCCAGACCAGGGGCCTGGCGGTGCACGAGCCGGTGGAGATGATCCAGGGCGGACTGGGCCTGCTGGCCCGTCACGCCGTCTTCGTGGGCGACCGGCCCTGGGGGGCGGTGGGCATGATCTTCACCGTCTCCACCATGCTGGAATCCAGCAGCATCGGTATCCTGGAAGGCTATACCTGGGGGCTGCGCACCGCCGCCGGAACCATGGTGGGCGGGGATGGCGGCATCTTCACCATGCGTCCGGTCTCGGTGCGCATCGACCTGCCCGATGGACACTGGGAATTCGCCCTGGCCCCCTCCGGCGGCTGGAAGGCGGCCGTGGCCAAGGGGGCCGAGGTGACCGCGCTGCGCTTCGGGCTGCTGATCATGGGCATCGGCATCCTGTGCCTGACCTGGATCGCCCTGCAGCGGCGCGAATCGCTGGAACGGCTGGTGGAAAGCCGCACCCGCCAGTTGACCGCCGCCAACCGGGAACTGGAGCGCTTCTCCTTCATCGTCGCCCACGACCTGCAGGAACCGCTGCGCTCCATCATCTCGTTCAGCCAACTGGTGGAACGGGGCCTGTCGGCCCAGCTGACCCCGGAGCAGCGCGAGTGGCTGAGCAGCCTGGGCACCGCCACCCGGCTGATGCGGGCGCTGCTGCACGACGTGCAGATCTATCTGGGCGAGAACGACGCGCCGTTGCCCAAGCGCCAGATCAACGCCGCCGAGGCGCTGACCACCGCCCGGCGCAAGCTGAGCGGCCGAATCCACCAGACCGGCGCCGTCATCGAGGCCGGAACGCTCCCCATGGTGTGGGCCGACCATCACCGCCTGAGCGAGGTGTTCGTCGCCCTGATCGGCAATGCCATGGAGTACCGCTCGCCCGACCGGTCCCCGGTGATCCGCATCTCCAGCCGGACGGAACGGGGATTCGAATTCATCGATGTCGCCGATAACGGCATCGGCATTGAAGAGGCCTATTTCGAGCGCATCTTCGAGGTCTTCCAACGCCTTCATTCGCGCATGGCCCATCCCGGCACAGGAATGGGGCTGGCAATCGCCAAGAAGATGGTGGAACATCTGGGCGGAACCATCCGGGTCCGTTCGACCGTCGGGCAGGGGAGCATTTTCTCCATCGTCCTGCCCTCGGCTCCGGCGTGGACCTCGAATGCCCGATTGGAGCGACTGTGA
- a CDS encoding response regulator — protein MTEASEQQFKVMLVEDDPGDAGLVKAAFASSRFACRIEHIPDGVEAMKRLRALAIEGATALPDLILLDLNMPRKSGHEVLTEMKADDDLKDLPVVVLTTSDAERDVAAAYHSGASGFVTKPVDVDALFESIQGILEYWFGLMRLPANRP, from the coding sequence GTGACTGAAGCGAGCGAACAGCAATTCAAGGTCATGCTGGTCGAGGATGATCCCGGCGACGCCGGCCTGGTCAAGGCGGCCTTCGCCAGCAGTCGCTTCGCCTGCCGCATCGAGCATATTCCCGACGGAGTCGAGGCCATGAAGCGCCTGCGCGCCCTGGCCATCGAGGGGGCCACCGCCCTGCCCGACCTGATCCTCCTCGACCTCAACATGCCGCGCAAGAGCGGCCACGAGGTCCTGACCGAGATGAAGGCCGACGACGATCTGAAGGACCTGCCCGTGGTGGTGCTGACCACCTCGGACGCCGAGCGCGACGTGGCCGCCGCCTATCACAGCGGAGCTTCCGGCTTCGTCACCAAGCCGGTGGACGTGGATGCCCTGTTCGAGTCCATCCAGGGCATTCTGGAATACTGGTTCGGGTTGATGCGCCTGCCGGCCAACCGGCCGTAG
- a CDS encoding DUF2336 domain-containing protein: MDQKLNEEDVKRLLSNPTGDVRAEIADKIASQHQGLSDGERKLAEDIFRLMVRDAEVRVREALARQLKENPTVPHDVALSLARDVEDVSLPMLQFSEVLTDEDLIEIVHSQSPEKQVAVAGRHHVSASLADALVDTGNEAAVATLVSNEGADLNENTLNRVVDRYGESEQVGQSLVERKVLPITVAERLMTKVSENLRQHLMARPDLTPEAAAAMMIQARELAVLGLSNSEGDVAQLVGHLYNVGRLTPSIMLRAVCMGDLTFFEVAIAKLAKIKVENCRTLIHDAGKRGFEALFEKAGLPKAFYAAMRAAIDVSYEMEYDGGPNDRERFSRRMIERILTQYGDLGVEFENDDLEYLLSKMNQLPATMLGD; the protein is encoded by the coding sequence GTGGACCAGAAGCTCAACGAAGAAGACGTCAAGCGCTTGCTCTCCAATCCGACCGGGGACGTGCGTGCCGAAATCGCCGACAAGATCGCGTCTCAGCACCAGGGGTTGAGCGACGGCGAACGCAAGCTGGCCGAGGACATCTTCCGTCTGATGGTCCGCGATGCCGAGGTGCGGGTGCGCGAGGCGCTGGCCCGCCAGCTCAAGGAGAACCCCACGGTTCCCCATGACGTGGCGCTGTCGCTGGCTCGCGACGTCGAGGACGTGTCGCTGCCCATGCTGCAATTCTCCGAGGTGCTGACCGACGAGGATCTGATCGAGATCGTCCACAGCCAGAGCCCGGAAAAGCAGGTGGCGGTCGCCGGCCGCCACCACGTCTCCGCCAGCCTGGCCGACGCCCTGGTGGATACCGGCAACGAGGCGGCGGTGGCGACCCTGGTCTCCAACGAAGGCGCCGATCTCAACGAGAACACGCTCAACCGCGTGGTGGACCGCTACGGCGAGTCCGAGCAGGTGGGCCAGTCCCTGGTCGAGCGCAAGGTGCTGCCCATCACGGTGGCCGAGCGCCTGATGACCAAGGTGTCGGAGAACCTGCGCCAGCACCTGATGGCGCGGCCCGACCTCACCCCCGAAGCCGCCGCCGCCATGATGATCCAGGCGCGCGAACTGGCGGTTCTCGGCCTGTCCAATTCGGAAGGCGACGTGGCCCAGCTGGTTGGCCACCTCTACAACGTGGGGCGCCTGACGCCGTCCATCATGCTGCGCGCCGTGTGCATGGGCGACCTGACCTTCTTCGAGGTGGCCATCGCCAAGCTGGCCAAGATCAAGGTGGAGAACTGCCGCACCCTGATCCACGACGCCGGCAAGCGGGGATTCGAGGCGCTGTTCGAGAAGGCGGGCCTGCCCAAGGCCTTCTATGCCGCCATGCGCGCCGCCATCGACGTATCCTACGAGATGGAATACGACGGCGGTCCCAACGACCGCGAGCGTTTCTCGCGCCGCATGATCGAGCGCATCCTGACTCAGTATGGTGATCTGGGCGTGGAGTTCGAGAACGACGACCTGGAATACCTGCTGTCCAAGATGAATCAACTGCCGGCCACCATGCTCGGCGACTGA
- a CDS encoding glutamine amidotransferase, whose amino-acid sequence MKTCVAIRHVAFEDLGSFQAPLEAAGYSIRYAEAGLDDLGALDDSAVDLLVVLGGPIGAYEDDNYPFLGPELRLIEARLRAGRPIIGICLGAQLMARALGARVYPNNGIKEIGWSALELTGAGRASSLAVLDGVPVLHWHGDTFDLPDGATLLASTSVTRNQAFSWGKAALGLQFHVEATGAGLERWFIGHASEIGGVPGLSVPGLRADTARYAAGLESVAPRVLAAFLSGMM is encoded by the coding sequence ATGAAGACCTGCGTCGCCATCCGCCATGTGGCGTTCGAGGATTTGGGCAGCTTCCAGGCGCCGCTGGAGGCGGCCGGCTATTCCATCCGCTATGCCGAGGCCGGTCTCGATGATCTCGGTGCTCTCGACGATTCCGCCGTGGACCTGCTGGTGGTGCTGGGCGGCCCCATCGGTGCCTATGAGGATGACAACTACCCCTTCCTCGGCCCGGAATTGCGGCTGATCGAGGCCCGGCTGCGGGCCGGCCGGCCGATTATCGGCATCTGCCTGGGCGCCCAGCTGATGGCCCGCGCCCTGGGCGCTCGGGTCTATCCCAATAACGGGATCAAGGAGATCGGCTGGTCGGCCCTGGAGCTGACCGGGGCCGGTCGCGCCTCGTCCCTGGCGGTTCTGGACGGGGTTCCGGTGCTGCACTGGCACGGCGACACCTTCGATCTGCCCGACGGCGCCACTCTGCTCGCCTCGACCTCGGTCACCCGCAACCAGGCGTTTTCCTGGGGCAAGGCGGCGCTGGGCCTGCAATTCCATGTGGAGGCCACCGGGGCGGGGCTGGAGCGCTGGTTCATCGGCCACGCCTCGGAGATCGGCGGCGTACCGGGATTGTCCGTGCCCGGACTGCGCGCCGACACCGCCCGTTATGCCGCCGGGCTGGAATCGGTCGCCCCGAGGGTGCTGGCCGCGTTTTTGTCTGGTATGATGTAA
- a CDS encoding methyl-accepting chemotaxis protein, whose protein sequence is MRIGKRLWLGFGVLCALIAVVTGTIIFEALGVNRASERMIGLRMPVAQTSAGIEGHMYASLAALRGYLLTGKDSFKTERAEAWEDLDGQIAEMDALMARFTNPRNQDSWKEARTLLLELKVAQAKAEGLGATKEAIDVLVAEAVPRVNKLVVVFSGVKGADGKRSGGMIDNQKQMLDADSAEVSGLVNTMITVAVVAVIAGLLAAMITAQRTAASIVPPLVAMTGAMDSLSKGDTSVAIPAASSADEVGEMAAAMEVFRANLIRQRELEEKQRQADEASRQRALRIERLTADFDAAASAMVQQVAAAAGQLQSTAGAMSATAQQTSHQATAVAAASEEASVNVQTVAAAAEELSGSINEIGRQVAHSSGISQDAVGEASKAGEVVNELADTAQRIGEVINLITDIASQTNLLALNATIEAARAGEAGKGFAVVAGEVKNLANQTARATDEIGTQIAAIQDQTHRVVGTIGTIVKVIEEIGQISGDVAAAVEEQSAATQEIARNVEQAAAGTAEVSGNVVQVQDAADQTGTSSREVLEASRTLAEQSSNLRSTIEAFLKDVRAA, encoded by the coding sequence ATGCGAATCGGAAAGCGTCTTTGGTTGGGGTTCGGGGTTCTGTGCGCGTTGATCGCGGTGGTGACGGGAACCATTATTTTCGAGGCCCTGGGGGTGAACCGGGCGTCGGAGCGGATGATCGGGCTGCGCATGCCGGTGGCCCAGACCAGCGCGGGCATCGAGGGACATATGTACGCGTCGCTGGCCGCCCTGCGCGGCTACCTGCTGACCGGCAAGGATTCCTTCAAGACCGAGCGGGCCGAGGCCTGGGAGGATCTTGACGGCCAGATTGCCGAGATGGATGCGCTGATGGCGCGCTTCACCAATCCCCGCAACCAGGATTCCTGGAAGGAAGCGCGCACCCTGCTGCTGGAACTGAAGGTGGCGCAGGCCAAGGCCGAAGGACTGGGCGCCACCAAGGAGGCCATCGATGTGCTGGTGGCCGAGGCGGTGCCGCGGGTTAACAAGCTGGTCGTCGTGTTCTCGGGGGTCAAGGGCGCCGACGGCAAGCGCTCGGGCGGCATGATCGATAACCAGAAGCAGATGCTCGACGCCGATTCCGCCGAGGTGTCGGGTCTGGTCAACACGATGATCACCGTGGCGGTGGTGGCGGTGATCGCCGGATTGCTCGCCGCCATGATCACCGCCCAGCGCACCGCCGCCTCCATCGTGCCGCCGCTGGTGGCCATGACAGGGGCCATGGACAGCCTGTCCAAGGGCGACACCTCGGTGGCCATTCCCGCCGCCAGCAGCGCCGACGAGGTCGGCGAGATGGCCGCCGCCATGGAGGTCTTCCGCGCCAACCTGATCCGCCAGCGCGAACTGGAGGAAAAGCAGCGGCAGGCCGACGAGGCGTCCCGCCAGCGGGCGCTGCGCATCGAACGGCTGACCGCCGATTTCGACGCGGCCGCCAGCGCCATGGTGCAGCAGGTGGCCGCCGCCGCCGGGCAATTGCAGTCCACCGCCGGCGCCATGAGCGCCACCGCCCAGCAGACCAGCCATCAGGCCACCGCCGTGGCCGCCGCCTCGGAGGAAGCCTCGGTCAACGTGCAGACCGTCGCCGCCGCCGCCGAGGAACTGTCGGGCTCCATCAACGAGATCGGCCGTCAGGTGGCCCATTCCTCGGGCATTTCCCAAGACGCGGTGGGCGAGGCCTCCAAGGCGGGCGAGGTGGTCAACGAACTGGCCGACACCGCCCAGCGGATCGGCGAGGTGATCAACCTGATCACCGACATCGCCAGCCAGACCAACCTGCTGGCGCTGAACGCCACCATCGAGGCGGCCAGGGCCGGCGAGGCGGGCAAGGGCTTCGCCGTGGTGGCGGGCGAGGTCAAGAACCTCGCCAACCAGACGGCCCGGGCCACCGACGAGATCGGCACCCAGATCGCCGCCATCCAGGACCAGACCCATCGGGTGGTCGGCACCATCGGGACCATCGTCAAGGTCATCGAGGAGATCGGGCAGATTTCCGGCGACGTCGCCGCCGCGGTGGAGGAGCAGAGCGCCGCCACCCAGGAGATCGCCCGCAACGTCGAGCAGGCCGCCGCCGGTACCGCCGAGGTGTCGGGCAACGTGGTCCAGGTGCAGGATGCGGCCGACCAGACCGGAACCTCGTCGCGCGAGGTGCTGGAGGCGTCGCGCACCCTGGCCGAGCAATCGTCCAACCTGCGCTCGACCATCGAGGCCTTCCTGAAGGACGTGCGAGCCGCCTAG
- a CDS encoding ATP-binding cassette domain-containing protein, with amino-acid sequence MSDSKTSWLKTVIEPLRPVMRELLAASLFINLMALAVPIFVMQVYDRVIGHNGVATLKGLVIGVGVLLAFDWIIRTSRGRIMQTAALRIDVEVGTKLFDKIMHLPLRTLESRPASFWQTLFRDVDGIRNTVSGSTAVLLTDLPFVLIFLGVIFVIGRPLALVFILLFVAFLVLAWRSGGAMKESSGKEKNVQQSRDGLVAEIIAGRATVKAVALDRAIRPIWEERQAGAIEQSIQRGATNDEYVNLGQMLTMLGSVLLTTVGAVFIMDHELTMGALVACNMLSSRLYGPINQLVGAWKSFSSFRQSVDRLGEVFAEAEERRHSAIQRERPTGLITLEDISFAYDKKSQAASSIDRLEIRPGGITAVLGRNGSGKTTLLKIILGLYHPAKGRVLLDGADIAQFTRAELAGWMGYVPQECVLFNASIRDNIVYGCPGASDEQILVAAREAGVHQYIVDLPDGYGTSIGEAGSRLSAGQRQRIAIARALLGDPPVLLLDEPSASLDRQAEEDLRATLAELGKTHTVIIVTHSPVLLPICRDVVVLDKGSVAAAGPAAETLQRLFGARPAQPPAPPQPQPHPHHPPHVVAQPAQPLGGGVHIGVGGKQ; translated from the coding sequence ATGAGCGATTCGAAGACATCCTGGCTGAAAACCGTCATAGAGCCACTGCGTCCCGTCATGCGGGAGTTGTTGGCGGCCTCGCTGTTCATCAACCTGATGGCGCTGGCGGTGCCCATCTTCGTGATGCAGGTCTACGACCGGGTGATCGGCCACAACGGCGTGGCGACGCTGAAGGGGCTGGTGATCGGCGTCGGCGTTCTGCTGGCCTTCGACTGGATCATCCGCACCTCGCGCGGGCGGATCATGCAGACGGCGGCGCTGCGCATCGACGTCGAGGTCGGCACCAAGCTGTTCGACAAGATCATGCATCTGCCGCTGCGCACCCTGGAAAGCCGCCCGGCCTCGTTCTGGCAGACCCTGTTCCGCGACGTGGACGGCATCCGCAACACGGTGTCGGGTTCCACCGCCGTGCTGCTGACCGACCTGCCCTTCGTGCTGATCTTCCTGGGGGTGATCTTCGTCATCGGCCGCCCGCTGGCCCTGGTGTTCATCCTGCTGTTCGTGGCGTTCCTGGTGCTGGCCTGGCGCTCGGGCGGGGCCATGAAGGAGAGCAGCGGCAAGGAAAAGAACGTCCAGCAATCCCGCGACGGGCTGGTGGCCGAGATCATCGCCGGCCGCGCCACCGTCAAGGCGGTGGCGCTCGACCGCGCCATCCGCCCCATCTGGGAGGAGCGTCAGGCCGGCGCCATCGAGCAGTCCATCCAGCGCGGCGCCACCAACGACGAATACGTCAATCTCGGCCAGATGCTGACCATGCTGGGCAGCGTCCTGCTCACCACGGTGGGCGCGGTGTTCATCATGGACCACGAGCTGACCATGGGCGCCCTGGTGGCCTGCAACATGCTGTCGTCGCGGCTCTACGGCCCCATCAATCAGCTGGTGGGCGCCTGGAAGAGCTTTTCCTCGTTCCGCCAGTCGGTGGACCGCCTGGGCGAGGTCTTCGCCGAGGCCGAGGAGCGCCGCCACAGCGCCATCCAGCGCGAGCGCCCCACCGGACTGATCACGCTCGAGGACATTTCCTTCGCCTATGACAAGAAGTCCCAGGCGGCGTCCTCCATCGACCGCCTGGAAATCCGCCCCGGCGGCATCACCGCCGTGCTGGGCCGCAACGGCTCGGGCAAGACCACGCTGCTGAAGATCATCCTGGGGCTCTATCACCCGGCCAAGGGCCGCGTCCTGCTGGACGGCGCCGACATCGCCCAGTTCACCCGCGCCGAACTGGCCGGCTGGATGGGCTACGTGCCCCAGGAATGCGTGCTGTTCAACGCCTCGATCCGCGACAACATCGTCTATGGCTGCCCCGGCGCCAGCGACGAGCAGATCCTGGTCGCCGCCAGGGAAGCCGGTGTGCACCAGTACATCGTCGATCTGCCCGACGGCTACGGCACCTCCATCGGCGAGGCCGGATCGCGGCTGTCGGCCGGTCAGCGCCAGCGCATCGCCATCGCCCGCGCCCTGCTGGGCGACCCGCCGGTGCTGCTGCTGGACGAGCCGTCGGCCAGCCTGGACCGTCAGGCCGAGGAAGACCTGCGCGCCACCCTGGCCGAACTGGGCAAGACCCATACGGTGATCATCGTCACCCACTCGCCGGTGCTGCTGCCCATCTGCCGCGACGTGGTGGTGCTGGACAAGGGCAGCGTCGCCGCCGCCGGCCCGGCGGCCGAGACGCTGCAGCGCCTGTTCGGCGCCCGCCCGGCGCAACCGCCGGCACCGCCGCAGCCGCAGCCTCATCCCCATCATCCGCCCCACGTGGTGGCCCAGCCGGCCCAGCCCCTGGGCGGCGGTGTGCATATCGGCGTGGGAGGCAAGCAGTGA
- a CDS encoding HlyD family type I secretion periplasmic adaptor subunit — MTGSPPPDQAPVPQALGQIAPAQVPADQAVPGTPPPAGGGQPQMSQEQMLQAMAAMMGGGGPPAPPPTAGASIRAGLRTFWATLCWLLAAPEKPESAPKGILAWPRRALVGLRDWFLPALNPVGQAPLQEYHAPEFGSRLYTLANSYPLPTWRPLARVVMTLTAIFILWAFAAHLDEVAIAEGEIVPEGKVKVIQHLEGGVVREIMVTDGSEVKEGAPLILLDLPVSSLNKEELQARMDGYTLQRARLEAELHEKPVVFPEEEARRQPGLVESERRSFEARRQALKATLTVLNDQVRQKGLEVQEYETKQRSLSTSLRLSQERFAMSKDLIKSGLASKMDHVQMEAQMEDLKGQLDSVRASIPRAQAAQQEARGRVEEEIARFQRTAQSEMSEAELNIARTRELFIQATDQQRRTLINSPIDGIVKNMRSNTIGGVVRPGDPIMEIVPLHERLQVDAKLNPMDRGYVQVGQRALVKISAYDYTTYGGLDGDVILVAPDTTVPQTPNAQPYYRVVVQTDRAYIGDEKAKQLISAGMQATVEIHTGTRSVMEFLVKPVIKLRHEAFRER, encoded by the coding sequence GTGACCGGCTCCCCTCCGCCCGATCAGGCCCCCGTGCCGCAGGCCCTGGGGCAGATCGCTCCCGCCCAGGTTCCCGCCGATCAGGCCGTTCCCGGCACGCCCCCGCCCGCCGGTGGTGGACAGCCGCAGATGAGCCAGGAGCAGATGCTGCAGGCCATGGCCGCCATGATGGGCGGCGGCGGTCCGCCCGCCCCGCCTCCCACGGCGGGGGCCTCCATCCGGGCCGGGCTGCGCACCTTCTGGGCGACGCTGTGCTGGCTGCTGGCCGCCCCGGAAAAGCCCGAGAGCGCTCCCAAGGGTATCCTGGCGTGGCCCCGGCGCGCCCTCGTCGGCCTGCGCGACTGGTTCCTGCCCGCCCTCAACCCGGTGGGCCAGGCACCGCTGCAGGAATACCACGCGCCCGAATTCGGCTCGCGGCTCTACACTCTGGCCAATTCCTACCCGCTGCCCACCTGGCGGCCGCTGGCCCGCGTGGTGATGACGCTGACCGCCATCTTCATCCTGTGGGCCTTCGCCGCCCACCTGGACGAGGTGGCCATCGCCGAGGGCGAGATCGTCCCCGAGGGCAAGGTCAAGGTCATCCAGCACCTGGAAGGCGGCGTGGTCCGCGAGATCATGGTCACCGACGGCTCCGAGGTGAAGGAGGGGGCACCGCTGATCCTGCTGGACCTGCCGGTCAGCTCGCTCAACAAGGAGGAGCTGCAGGCCCGCATGGACGGCTACACCCTCCAGCGCGCCCGCCTTGAGGCCGAACTGCACGAAAAGCCGGTGGTCTTCCCCGAGGAGGAGGCCAGGCGCCAGCCCGGACTGGTGGAATCCGAACGCCGCTCGTTCGAGGCCCGCCGCCAGGCCCTCAAGGCGACGCTGACCGTGCTCAACGACCAGGTCCGCCAGAAGGGCCTGGAGGTGCAGGAATACGAAACCAAGCAGCGCTCGCTGTCCACCAGCCTGCGGCTGTCCCAGGAACGTTTCGCCATGTCCAAGGACCTGATCAAGTCGGGTCTGGCCTCCAAGATGGACCACGTCCAGATGGAAGCCCAGATGGAGGACCTGAAGGGCCAGCTGGACTCGGTGCGGGCCTCCATCCCGCGTGCCCAGGCCGCCCAGCAGGAGGCCAGGGGCCGCGTCGAGGAGGAGATCGCCCGCTTCCAGCGCACCGCCCAGAGCGAGATGTCGGAAGCCGAACTGAATATCGCGCGGACCCGCGAACTGTTCATCCAGGCCACCGACCAGCAGCGCCGCACCCTGATCAACAGCCCCATCGACGGCATCGTCAAGAACATGCGCTCCAACACCATCGGCGGCGTGGTGCGCCCCGGCGACCCCATCATGGAGATCGTGCCCCTGCACGAGCGGCTGCAGGTGGACGCCAAGCTCAACCCCATGGACCGCGGCTACGTCCAGGTGGGCCAGCGCGCCTTGGTGAAGATCAGCGCCTACGACTACACCACCTATGGCGGGCTGGACGGCGACGTCATCTTAGTGGCGCCCGACACCACCGTGCCGCAGACCCCCAATGCCCAGCCCTATTACCGGGTGGTGGTGCAGACCGACCGCGCCTATATCGGCGACGAGAAGGCCAAGCAGTTGATCAGCGCCGGCATGCAGGCCACCGTGGAAATCCACACCGGCACCCGCTCGGTCATGGAATTCCTGGTCAAGCCGGTGATCAAGCTGCGCCACGAGGCGTTCCGGGAACGGTAA
- a CDS encoding carboxymuconolactone decarboxylase family protein gives MSTRFDVSALAPKAYQGLYAVSETLAGSSLGAGFKHLIDLRVSQLNNCHFCQNLHRDWGLRDGVTEEQLRAVAEWSASPLFNAGEKAAFAWAEALTRQQEDKVPELLAELRRHHAETYIAELTMIIAVINAWNRVGISAYAVGPAAHG, from the coding sequence ATGAGCACGCGTTTCGATGTCAGCGCCCTGGCGCCCAAGGCCTACCAGGGCCTCTATGCCGTCTCCGAGACCCTGGCCGGGTCCAGCCTGGGGGCCGGTTTCAAGCATCTGATCGACCTCCGGGTCTCGCAACTCAACAACTGCCACTTCTGCCAGAACCTCCACCGCGACTGGGGCCTGCGCGACGGCGTGACGGAAGAGCAGTTGCGGGCGGTGGCCGAATGGTCCGCCTCGCCCCTGTTCAACGCCGGGGAAAAGGCCGCCTTCGCCTGGGCCGAGGCCCTGACCCGGCAACAGGAGGACAAGGTGCCCGAACTGCTGGCCGAACTGCGCCGCCACCATGCCGAGACCTATATCGCCGAGCTGACCATGATCATCGCGGTGATCAACGCCTGGAACCGGGTGGGCATCTCGGCCTACGCGGTGGGACCGGCGGCCCATGGCTGA
- a CDS encoding sigma-70 family RNA polymerase sigma factor, which translates to MAEGQSPALLHFLAQRPRLRLLAYRLLGSNADADDVVQDAWLKWCRVAEGVDEPAAFLTTQVTRLALDRLRKDKRQARLGAQWLPDPWVEAVEPGEADLSTGLLLLLERLTPDQRAVYVLREAMDLDFADIADILGKSVATCRQIMSRARAALKGMPRYDWDAAQTATLARRFATACDQRDYAALVALLGTESRLISDGGGKVKSARNPILGPDRIARFLLGVRRKFQPADFAFRIAEINGLPALIGEAQEQIRWVITLGCSQGRIGGVYLLADPDRLPYSTISASE; encoded by the coding sequence ATGGCTGAGGGCCAAAGCCCCGCCTTGCTGCACTTCCTGGCCCAGCGGCCGCGTCTGCGGCTGCTGGCCTACCGCCTGCTGGGCAGCAATGCCGACGCCGACGACGTGGTGCAGGATGCCTGGCTGAAATGGTGCCGGGTGGCGGAAGGGGTGGACGAGCCCGCCGCCTTCCTGACCACCCAGGTCACCCGGCTGGCGCTCGACCGCCTGCGCAAGGACAAGCGGCAGGCCCGCCTCGGCGCCCAATGGCTGCCCGACCCCTGGGTCGAGGCGGTGGAGCCGGGCGAGGCCGATCTGTCCACCGGGCTGTTGCTGCTGCTCGAGCGCCTGACCCCCGACCAGCGGGCGGTCTATGTCCTGCGCGAGGCCATGGATCTGGACTTCGCCGACATCGCCGACATCCTGGGCAAGAGCGTCGCCACCTGCCGCCAGATCATGAGCCGGGCCCGCGCCGCGCTCAAAGGCATGCCGCGCTACGATTGGGATGCGGCCCAGACCGCCACCCTGGCCCGCCGCTTCGCCACCGCCTGCGACCAGCGCGACTATGCCGCCCTGGTGGCCCTGCTGGGCACCGAATCCCGGCTGATCAGCGACGGCGGCGGCAAGGTCAAATCGGCCCGCAACCCCATCCTGGGCCCGGACCGCATCGCCCGCTTCCTGCTCGGCGTGCGCCGCAAGTTCCAGCCCGCCGACTTCGCCTTCCGCATCGCCGAAATCAACGGCCTGCCCGCCCTGATCGGCGAGGCCCAGGAGCAAATCCGCTGGGTGATCACCCTCGGCTGCTCCCAGGGCCGCATCGGCGGGGTCTACCTGCTGGCCGACCCCGACCGGCTGCCCTATTCCACCATCTCGGCGTCGGAATAG